The genomic window CCTGCGCGAAGACCAATAATGCAATAGGCATTGCGCTTGTTAGGGATTGGACCGACCAAGGGCGCACCGTCAATTGTGTAGGTGATTGGGCCGTTGACGACATTCTTGATGCCAGCCTCCATAAGAGCGGGCATCCGGCTGAAGGCACCTTCTAGCACATCGGTGACGCGTTCAAGATCATCAGGGCAAAGGGCATTGGCAAAGTTCGGATCGATCCCGTCCATACCCCATGTTTTGCAATCTTGCTCATAAAACCCAAGCAGCAGCCCGTTCTTTTCTTGCCTGCAATAATAATCGCTAATCGGGCAGCGCAAGAGCGGCATTCTGTGGTCTGCGTCGCGAATGGCGGGAATATCATCGGTGAGGAAATATTGGTGTTCCATCGAGGCGACAGGATGATGCACATTCATCATGGCCCCAATCTCGTTGACACGGTAGCCGCCTGCATTGACGACGATGTCACAATCAATGTCACCCTTTTCAGTATGGACGGTCCATGTATCGTCTTTGTGTTGGGTCAGTCCTATTACGGGCGTATGGCGATAGACTTCTGCACCAGCAAGCCGCGCCCGTCGCGCTAAGGCTTGGCAAAGTTGGGCAGGGTCGATATCGCCATCCATCGGGTCCCATAATCCACCCAAGAGATTTTCAGTTGAGATGAGCGGATGGCGACGCGCGCATTCTTCTGCGTTGATTACCTCAAAGTGGACATCCATCCCCCGCGCCATAGACGCAAAGTGCCGATAGCCTTGCATTTGCTCTTCAGTGTTCGCCAGTCGAATGCCGCCATCGCCGTGGTGGTAGTTGATCGGGTATTCTGGATCGTCCGCCATTTCTTGATAGAGATTGATGGAATGAGTTTTCAGCCCGACCATCGTTTGGTTCATACCGAAATTCGTCACCTGTGCCGCTGAGTGCCATGTGGTGCCAGAGGTCAACTCATCACGTTCAATCAGAACAACATCGCTCCAGCCTTCTTGTGTCAGGTGATAAAGCGTTGAACATCCAGCAATGCCTCCACCGATAACCACAACTCGTGCGCGTGATTTCATGTTGTTTAATTCCTAATTCAAGCCTGCTTTAAACTCTCTAGCGCATCCTCGAAAAAACTGATCTCACCAAAGTTGCCAGACTTGAGGGTCAGTGCAATTGGAATGTCGTTTGAATGGCAATATGTCCACGGTACACCGGGGGCGATTTCTCGTCCGATTGTTAGCTGATTAATGCCTAGAGCTTTGGTGACAGCGCCAGAGGTTTCACCGCCTGCAACAATAAATTGTCGTGCACCAAGGTCACGAGCCTTGGTGCCGCATTTAGCTAGAACGCCTTCAACCAATGCACCTGCTTGTTCAACGCCCAGCGTTGCTTGCACTTGCTTTACATCGTCAGGATCAGCACTTGCATAGATGAGAGGCGCTTTGGTGAAGTCTTGCTGATCGAGCCAATGAAGCACATTTTCTGCGCCCGTTTTGGCGGCATCTAAGGGATCGACTTTAAAGCTTGGATGGCCTGCATTAATGTAGGCTTGGACCTGCGCTAAGGTCATGGCGGAACAACTGCCTGATAGCACAATTGATTTATCGTCGGTCGCAAAAGTTTGCGCTTCTGACTGTCCAAGATCGAAAAGACCATCCGCATCATATAAGTGGGGCAAGTGCATGGCGATGGCGCTGCCGCCAGTTAGCAAGGGCATGTCTTTACAGGCAGTGCTAATCGCTAAAAGATCAGCATCGGCCACAGCGTCAACAACGACATGGCTTGTTTGATCATCTGCCATTTGCTGAAGCTTCGCTTTGATCGCGTCTGGCCCCTTGGCGACGGTTAAGTGCTCAACAAGTCCGACGGGCAGGGTTACTTGCGGTTTAAGTAGGCGCATTAAATTGCTGTCTAGCATAGGGGTGAGGGGGTGGTTCCTCATTGGGCTTTCTGCCAAGGGTTGGTTGCCGACAAACAGGTTGCCCATGTAGATTGATCGGCCATTTTCGGGAAAGGCAGGGCAATAGATTGTCTGCTTCGTGCCGAGAGCCTTCATCAAAGCTTCTGCCACGGGCCCAATATTGCCTTCAGCGGTGGAATCGAAGGTTGAGCAATATTTCCAAAAGAAGCGTTGCGCGCCCGCCGCCTTCAGCCATTCAAGAGCAGCAAGGGCATCGCTTACGGCTTCATCCACAGGAGCGGTGCGTGATTTTAAGGCGATTACCTCAAAGGGGGCTGAAGGTGTGCCATCAACGCGCAAGTTGGAAGGTGAACCATCAGGCACACCAATCCGTAAGTTCACAGCCGCGCCTGATCGCGCGAGCAATCCTGCTAAATCTGATGCGCCAGTAAAGTCATCCGCGATGGCGCCAAAAATACAGCCTGTCATGTGTTTTCTGTGTCCATGAATGGGAGGGTCAATTGCGCTCGATCGGCGTAAACTTTCGCAACAGCGGCGTCATCTTCTAGGCCAAGACCCATGTCTGCTGCTTTGGTGAATTCTGCAAGTGCTGCCTTTGAGATGGGTGCATCAAAGTTTGCTGAGCCTGCAATATCAAGCACGATGCCGAGGTCTTTCAACCAAATATTGACCGCACTTTTGGGGCTGTAATCGCCATCGACAATGTGCGGCGCGCGGTTTTCTAACATCCAGCTGGAGCCTGCGCATTTGCTGATAACTTCAACGAAGGTTTTTGGTTCAACTCCTTGGGTCATGCCGAAGGTGAGGGCTTCTGCCATTGTTGCGATGTGAACGCCTGCGAGCAATTGGTTGACGGCCTTCATCGCTGATCCGGCACCTGCCTTGTCGCCTAGCTTGAAGACGGTTTCTGAGATGTCATCAAGGACAGGTTTGGCCGCTGTAAAAGCTTCATCGGTGCCTGATGCCATAACACTCAACGCTCCCTGTGCAGCTTTCGTGGCTCCACCGGAGATTGGGGCATCTAAATAGTGCACACCGTAGTCAGCACATCGAGCCGCCATTTGTCGGGCGAACTCTGGTGGTACTGTTGCGCATGAAATAACCACAGCGCCTGAACTCATAAGTGGGACCAATGCATTGTCACCAAAAAGGACGGCTTCCGTCTGGTTGGCGTTGAGGACCACAATGACGGCGGTGTCTAATTTGGGGGCGAGATTTTTTAGTTCCTCATCCATGCCACCTTCAGCGCGCAAATCCGCCATGCGGCCTGCATCAATATCAACGCCAAGAACAGGTTTGTTCGCTCTCAGGATAGATTGGGCGATGCCATATCCCATAGAGCCCAGTCCGATGACGGCGCATGTGGTATTGGAAGACATGAATATTTCCTCGTAGAGTATCGGTGACTTATCAGCCAAGACATGAAAAATGTTGGCTGAAGAAAGAACACCTTTGTTTTCTAACACATTGTGTCATTTATCAAAAATAGAGTGTGGCTTAATTCACTCTGTGCGGTAACGGGCTACATCAACAGTTTTTTGCAAAAGAGGATAGCCTACTATGCTCATTCGTGCGAATAGATGGGGTATTCAGACGTCTTTTTTCTATTTCTCGTTGGTTGTTGAAAGCAGCCATCTTTATAAGGCGTTACAAAAATCAAAGTTCGTCGCTGAGTGGCGGGCATAAGCGATAAAATAAGGAAGATACAGATGGTACAAAATGTTGAAGCGGTCAAAGCAGTTATGCAGGCAGCGCCCGTTATACCTGTGATCACCATTTCTTCGTTGGAAGCAGCTGTGCCATTGGCCAAAGCCTTGGTTAAAGGCGGTCTCCCTGTGATTGAAATTACTCTGCGCACCGAGCTTGGATTGCAAGCAATTGAGCGAGTAGCAAAAGAAGTCGAAGGTGCAATTCCAGGTGCTGGTACTGTCTTGACGCGGGAACAAATGGAAAAGTCAGAAGCGGCTGGCTCTAAGTTTTTTGTAAGCCCAGGTGCTTCACCAAAACTACTGGAGGCTGCTAGCGATACCAACGTGCCGCTTCTTCCAGGTGTTGCGACAGCATCTGAGGTTATGAACCTGAGTGAGCATGGCTATACATGCATGAAGTTCTTCCCTGCAGGCCCTGCTGGTGGGCCAAATTATTTGAAAGGCATTGGCGCACCTTTGCAAGATGTTCGCTTTTGCCCAACTGGCGGTGTTTCTCCAAGCAATGCAGCAGATTACCTTTCACTGGAAAATGTGCTTTGTGTTGGTGGATCTTGGTTGGCCCCTCAAAAGTTGATTGATGCCCAAGACTGGGATGCAATTGAAGCACTTGCGAAAGAAGCTGCCAGCTTTACTGTTTAGTTTTTGGAATAAGACTTAGTCTTTTAATTCAAAAATAAACTGATTTATATTATCTATTTTACACCTATGAATAGGCGAATTGCAGCCCTTGGTTGCAATTTGCGCTCTGATGCCCCCCAAAAGCATTACCTGTGGGTGGGTGCTGTGCACTCTGCTGCTTGCTGCAATAGTTAAAAGGTGCTTAGCTTTCGATTGGTCGTCGTGGGAGGATTGGCCAAGTTCGAAATATTGGAGGAGAATTTTTAATGGAAAAGCTAAATAGAAGAAAATTTTTAAAAGGTAGCGCGGTTGCTTCAACGGTCGCAGCAGGCGCTCTTGCGGCACCAGCTGTCGCACGTGCGGAGCCAACAGTTCTTAAAGTTCAAGCTGGTTGGGGCGGAGGTATTTTCCTTGAAAATGCTAAGTCTTACGTAGATCGCGTTCATGCGATGGCCGGTAAAGACCTTAAGATCGACCTTCTTGCCGTGAACTCTGTTGTTAAAACAGGCCAAATGCAAAACGCGGTTCACCGTGGCACGCTTGATGGCGCTCACTACGTACCTGCTTACTGGTATTCAAAATCAAAAGCGGCATCTTTGTTCGGTACTGGCCCATGTTTTGGTTGGTCTTCAAACGAAGTGCTTGGTTGGGTTCACTACGGTGGCGGCCAAGAACTCTTTGACGAATTGATGGGCTCGCTTGGTCTAAACTTGGTGTCCTACTTCAACTCACCAATGCCAGCACAGCCAATGGGTTGGTTTAAGGAAGAGATTAAAGACGCTTCCCAAATGTCTGGTTTGAAATACCGCACAGTTGGTCTTGCTGCTGACGTTCTTTTGGAAATGGGCATGTCAGTTGTTCAGCTTCCAGGTGGCGAAATTCAGCCAGCGATGAAATCAGGCTTGATTGATGCTGCTGAATTTAACAACCCTACATCAGACCGTGACTTCGGTATGCAGGATGTGTCTAAGCACTATCACCTTGCGTCTTTCCACCAGTCTCAGGAATTCTTTGAGATCACGTTCAACAAGAAGAAGCACGACAGTCTTCCAGCTGAGCATCAAGCCATCTTGAAGCATGCTTCAGAAGCTGAAAGCTCAAACTTCTACTGGAACAACACGAAGCGTTATGCAGAAGATCTCGTGAAGTTGCGCGATGAGCAGGGCGTGAATGTTTACCGTACACCTGACAGTGTGATGGCTGAACAGCTTAAAGCTTGGGACAAAGTTGTTGATCGTATTTCGGCTGAAGATCCATTCTTCGCGAAAGTTATCGTGTCACAAAAAGCATACGCTAAAGACGTGATGAACTATCTCAACTTGAACCAGCCTGACTACAAGCTGGCATACAATCACTACTTTGGCTAAGTCGCTTTAGACTTTTCCTTGTTACCAAAAACCTAGAGGCTAACCTTGTTGGCCTCTGGGGCTCTCTATGACAATCAGATTTTTTAGCCCGCTTTTGATTAGCAGGCTACAACGCGGATGATGAAACCTCTTGGAACGATTTATTTATGCTATTGAAGGCTTGAGTATATGGGTGGGGCGCGCCTTTGGGTGGTGCATTCTAATTTTGACCCTTGCTGTGGCCTATGAAGTTTTTGTGCGTTACGTGCTCAACACCCCAACGGTGTGGTCACTGGATATGCAAATCCAAATGTACGGTGCGCTGTTCTTGATGGCGGGGCCTTACGCGCTGGCGCAAGGGGCGCATGTGCGCGGGGATTTCATCTATCGCCTCTATTCCGTTAGACGGCAGGCGATCTCGGATTTCATCCTTTATATCTTGTTCTTCTTCCCCGGCATGGCGGCATTGTTCTTTGCGGGCTGGCTGACAGCTGATGAAAGCTGGCGCTTTAAGGAAGTAAGCCTCAACAGTCCTGCGGGTATTCAAATTTATTATTTCAAAACGCTGGTTCCAGTGGTTGGTTTCTTGATGATGTTGCAAGGCCTCGCAGAAATGATGCGGTGCTGGAAAGCCTTTAAGACTGGCGTATGGATGCCACGTCTTGATGATGTGAAAGAAACTGAAGACCTACTCGCTGAAGCTGATCTCGATGAGATCGGTCGATTAAACAAGTAATTTCTACCAAGCTCGGATACGCCTATTATGTCAAACCCTGAAGTCGCCATCTTAATGCTGGTCAGTTTTATTTTTCTGGTCTTGCTTGGTTTTCCTGTTGCTTTCACTCTTATCGGTATGGGTCTTGCCTTCGGGTTTTACTATTACACCACCCAAGGCGATACTATTGTTGAATTCACGGACATTTTCACAAATCGCATCTACTACCTTTTTGCTGACCGCACCTTTGAGGTGATGGATAATCCGATCCTTGTCGCGATCCCCTTGTTCTTGTTCATGGGTTATATCGTTGAACGGGCAAGCATCATTGATAAGTTGTTTTATTCGCTCTACCTCGCTGCCCGCAATTTGCCAGGGTCTATGGCTGTTGCGGCCCTCATTACGTGTGCGGTCTTTTCAACGGCTTCCGGCATTGTTGGGGCGGTTGTAACCTTGATGGGCTTGTTGGCGTTTCCTGCCATGGCGAACGCTAAATATAACCGCGAATTTGCAGCGGGCGTTATTTGTGCAGGTGGTACGCTTGGTATCTTGATCCCGCCGTCGATCATGCTGATTGTTTATGCGGCGATTGCTGAACTTTCACCTTTGCGCCTATACGCGGCGGCAGTCTTTCCAGGCTTATTGTTAGCGGGCATGTATATCGTCTACGTAATCGTTCGTGTGATGATAACACCATCAATCGCGCCCAAGCCGAAGGAGGAAGACATTCCACCTGTTGGCAAAATCTACCGTGAATTGCTCGTTTCTTTCGTGCCGCTCACTGTGCTGATTATGTTGGTGCTTGGCTCGATCCTTGGCGGCCTTGCAACGCCTGCAGAAGCGGCTGCCATGGGTGCTGCTGGTGGTATCGGTCTTGCTGCCCTTTATCGTGCGCTGACGTGGCAAAAACTCAAAGAGAGCGTGTTCCTAACAGCGAAAGCGACCGCGATGGTTTGTTGGCTGTTTATCGGCGCTTGGATTTTCACCTCGGTCTTCTCCCTACTTGGCGGCGAAGAACTGGTGAAACATTGGGTGCTAAGCCTTGATCTTGAGCCTTGGCAGTTCCTTGTCATCGCGCAGTTGATCATCTTCCTGCTTGGCTGGCCACTTGAATGGTCTGAGATTTTGATCATCTTCGTGCCGATCTTCCTGCCAATGCTGCCGTTGTTTGAAATCAACCCGTATTTCTTCGCGATGTTGGTGGCGCTCAATCTACAAACCTCATTCCTTACCCCACCAATGGCCATGTCCGCCTATTATTTGAAGGGGGTTTTGAAGAACCAGATCGAGTTGATGGAAATCTTCCGAGGCTTGATGCCTTATCTCTCCATCGTGATCTTCTGCATGGTGTTGATGTATCAGTTCCCAGGCATTGCGCTTTGGTTCCCTGATTATCTCTTCGGTAAATGGATTCCATAAGGCACGAACATCTATGTCAGACTTACCACCCAATGGTTTAAGTGCCACAGAAGCGAGTGAGAAAATCCGTCAAGGATGGCTCACTTCTGTTGAACTCACCACTGCATGTCTAAACCGCATTGAGGAGACCGATGGTCAACTCAAAGCGTGGGTGCATGTGGACCGCGAAGGCGCGCTGGCTCGCGCTGAAGAACTTGATAAATTACGCTTTGCAGGCAAACCTCTCGGGCCTCTTCATGGGTTGCCTGTCGCCTTGAAAGACATCATCGATGCGAAGGGCATGACCGCTGAATTGGGGTCTTCTATCTTCAAAGGGCGTATGCCTGAAAGTGATGCGAAGATTGTTGAGCGTCTACATGAAGCGGGCGCGGTGATTATCGGCAAAACGGCGACCACTGAATTTGCCTTTGTCCATCCAGCAGAAACTTGCAATCCACATAACCTTGAACATTCACCGGGTGGCTCGTCATCTGGCTCTGCGGCCGCTGTTGCAGGCTTCCATGTGCCGCTTGCCATTGGAACACAGACCAACGGCTCCGTCGTTCGTCCCGCGTCTTTTTGTGGCACCTATGGCTTTAAGCCAACACGGGGTGTGATCCCTAGAACGGGCATTTTGCAAACATCGATGTCGCTTGATCAGGTGGGCGTTTTTGCGCGATCTCTTGATGATGCAGCACTGCTTGCTGATGTGCTTGCGATTTATGATCCATCAGACGCGATATCATACCCAAGAGCACGTCCGCAAATGGCGGCAGGGGCGAAGTCTGAGCCGCCAGTTGATCCTGATTTGGTGTGGCTTGACCTGCCATTCCTTGATCGTTTGGATGGTGAAGCAGCAGAGGCGATGGAAGAAGTCGTGAATGCGTTGGGTGACCGCGTTGAACGCATTGAGGCACCAGCTTATTTTGCTGACCTTATAGAGACCCAGCGCACCATCCATGAATATGAAATTTGCCTGCATATGGCTGAAACCTTTGACAAACACTGGGATCAGGTTAGCGCGACGCTTCAACCCGTGATCAAGCACGGGCAGGGGATTTCAAAAGATGAATATGACAATGCCATCGGCGTCATGGGTGAGATGGGAACGTTCTTTGGTGAGTTCTTCATGGACTTCGATGCCATCATTGCGCCATCCTCAACAGGGGCGGCACCTTTGCGTTCACAAGGGCATACGGGTGATCCTGTATTCTCAACACTATGGACGCTTGCTGGATTACCTTGTTTGACATTACCCTTGCTCACAAGCAGTGCTGGTTTGCCGATAGGTGTGCAGCTCATTGGTGGGCAAGAAGAAGATGACCGACTGCTTCGAACAGCAAGTTGGATGCTGCGCGAACTTGATTGATTTTATGAGGGAGAAACTCAAATGGATACTGTGACACTAAGAATTGTCGGACTGATCGCCACAGCGCTGATCGGGATATTCATTTTCGCTTTGGCAGGATCCATTACCTCTGGCTTTGCAGGCTTTTATGGCGGATTGCCGTTTTGGCTGATCGTTCTCTTCGTCATGTCTTTTGCTGTTTATGATTATGTCGAAGAAGCCTTCGGCATCAATGACAAAGTGAAATTCATTCTAATCATGACGTTGATTATTTCCTGCGGCTTGGCATTTATCTATGGCGCTTATGGTGCATCTACACTGTTTGAGGTTGGCAAAGGCGTTCGTATTCGCTCGCTAGGTTCATCTGACAATCCATATTTGGTTGACGGTATGTGGCCTAAGTATTTTTGGTATGGGGCAATGGTCGTGTTCGCCGCCATTACTTTGTTTGTGAGCCGTCGCAAGATGAAAGCTCAAGCAGCAAAGTCTTAGAACCATGACAAAGCCAACCCTTTGGATAACGCGCCGCCTTTCAGACAATACCCTTAAACGGGCAGAGCGCGATTATGACTGCATCATCAATCATGCAGATGGAGAGCACACGGCTGCGGAGATCATCGAGATGAGCGCCAAGGTGGATGCTATTCTGCCTTGTCATTCAGAGCGCTTTCACGGGGAGACGGTGGATCAGCTTGATCCGCGCGTGAAGATCATCGCCAACCACTCTGTCGGCACAGATCATTGCGATATTCC from Hyphomicrobiales bacterium includes these protein-coding regions:
- a CDS encoding TRAP transporter small permease subunit; the encoded protein is MERFIYAIEGLSIWVGRAFGWCILILTLAVAYEVFVRYVLNTPTVWSLDMQIQMYGALFLMAGPYALAQGAHVRGDFIYRLYSVRRQAISDFILYILFFFPGMAALFFAGWLTADESWRFKEVSLNSPAGIQIYYFKTLVPVVGFLMMLQGLAEMMRCWKAFKTGVWMPRLDDVKETEDLLAEADLDEIGRLNK
- the ltnD gene encoding L-threonate dehydrogenase, with the translated sequence MSSNTTCAVIGLGSMGYGIAQSILRANKPVLGVDIDAGRMADLRAEGGMDEELKNLAPKLDTAVIVVLNANQTEAVLFGDNALVPLMSSGAVVISCATVPPEFARQMAARCADYGVHYLDAPISGGATKAAQGALSVMASGTDEAFTAAKPVLDDISETVFKLGDKAGAGSAMKAVNQLLAGVHIATMAEALTFGMTQGVEPKTFVEVISKCAGSSWMLENRAPHIVDGDYSPKSAVNIWLKDLGIVLDIAGSANFDAPISKAALAEFTKAADMGLGLEDDAAVAKVYADRAQLTLPFMDTENT
- a CDS encoding amidase, with product MSDLPPNGLSATEASEKIRQGWLTSVELTTACLNRIEETDGQLKAWVHVDREGALARAEELDKLRFAGKPLGPLHGLPVALKDIIDAKGMTAELGSSIFKGRMPESDAKIVERLHEAGAVIIGKTATTEFAFVHPAETCNPHNLEHSPGGSSSGSAAAVAGFHVPLAIGTQTNGSVVRPASFCGTYGFKPTRGVIPRTGILQTSMSLDQVGVFARSLDDAALLADVLAIYDPSDAISYPRARPQMAAGAKSEPPVDPDLVWLDLPFLDRLDGEAAEAMEEVVNALGDRVERIEAPAYFADLIETQRTIHEYEICLHMAETFDKHWDQVSATLQPVIKHGQGISKDEYDNAIGVMGEMGTFFGEFFMDFDAIIAPSSTGAAPLRSQGHTGDPVFSTLWTLAGLPCLTLPLLTSSAGLPIGVQLIGGQEEDDRLLRTASWMLRELD
- a CDS encoding bifunctional 4-hydroxy-2-oxoglutarate aldolase/2-dehydro-3-deoxy-phosphogluconate aldolase, coding for MVQNVEAVKAVMQAAPVIPVITISSLEAAVPLAKALVKGGLPVIEITLRTELGLQAIERVAKEVEGAIPGAGTVLTREQMEKSEAAGSKFFVSPGASPKLLEAASDTNVPLLPGVATASEVMNLSEHGYTCMKFFPAGPAGGPNYLKGIGAPLQDVRFCPTGGVSPSNAADYLSLENVLCVGGSWLAPQKLIDAQDWDAIEALAKEAASFTV
- the otnK gene encoding 3-oxo-tetronate kinase, with translation MTGCIFGAIADDFTGASDLAGLLARSGAAVNLRIGVPDGSPSNLRVDGTPSAPFEVIALKSRTAPVDEAVSDALAALEWLKAAGAQRFFWKYCSTFDSTAEGNIGPVAEALMKALGTKQTIYCPAFPENGRSIYMGNLFVGNQPLAESPMRNHPLTPMLDSNLMRLLKPQVTLPVGLVEHLTVAKGPDAIKAKLQQMADDQTSHVVVDAVADADLLAISTACKDMPLLTGGSAIAMHLPHLYDADGLFDLGQSEAQTFATDDKSIVLSGSCSAMTLAQVQAYINAGHPSFKVDPLDAAKTGAENVLHWLDQQDFTKAPLIYASADPDDVKQVQATLGVEQAGALVEGVLAKCGTKARDLGARQFIVAGGETSGAVTKALGINQLTIGREIAPGVPWTYCHSNDIPIALTLKSGNFGEISFFEDALESLKQA
- a CDS encoding FAD-dependent oxidoreductase; translation: MKSRARVVVIGGGIAGCSTLYHLTQEGWSDVVLIERDELTSGTTWHSAAQVTNFGMNQTMVGLKTHSINLYQEMADDPEYPINYHHGDGGIRLANTEEQMQGYRHFASMARGMDVHFEVINAEECARRHPLISTENLLGGLWDPMDGDIDPAQLCQALARRARLAGAEVYRHTPVIGLTQHKDDTWTVHTEKGDIDCDIVVNAGGYRVNEIGAMMNVHHPVASMEHQYFLTDDIPAIRDADHRMPLLRCPISDYYCRQEKNGLLLGFYEQDCKTWGMDGIDPNFANALCPDDLERVTDVLEGAFSRMPALMEAGIKNVVNGPITYTIDGAPLVGPIPNKRNAYCIIGLRAGLGEGGGHGWLLAQQIVHGEACYDTWVIDPRRFTSHANVELTALKAIEDYQNEFR
- a CDS encoding TRAP transporter substrate-binding protein; its protein translation is MEKLNRRKFLKGSAVASTVAAGALAAPAVARAEPTVLKVQAGWGGGIFLENAKSYVDRVHAMAGKDLKIDLLAVNSVVKTGQMQNAVHRGTLDGAHYVPAYWYSKSKAASLFGTGPCFGWSSNEVLGWVHYGGGQELFDELMGSLGLNLVSYFNSPMPAQPMGWFKEEIKDASQMSGLKYRTVGLAADVLLEMGMSVVQLPGGEIQPAMKSGLIDAAEFNNPTSDRDFGMQDVSKHYHLASFHQSQEFFEITFNKKKHDSLPAEHQAILKHASEAESSNFYWNNTKRYAEDLVKLRDEQGVNVYRTPDSVMAEQLKAWDKVVDRISAEDPFFAKVIVSQKAYAKDVMNYLNLNQPDYKLAYNHYFG
- a CDS encoding TRAP transporter large permease subunit, which encodes MSNPEVAILMLVSFIFLVLLGFPVAFTLIGMGLAFGFYYYTTQGDTIVEFTDIFTNRIYYLFADRTFEVMDNPILVAIPLFLFMGYIVERASIIDKLFYSLYLAARNLPGSMAVAALITCAVFSTASGIVGAVVTLMGLLAFPAMANAKYNREFAAGVICAGGTLGILIPPSIMLIVYAAIAELSPLRLYAAAVFPGLLLAGMYIVYVIVRVMITPSIAPKPKEEDIPPVGKIYRELLVSFVPLTVLIMLVLGSILGGLATPAEAAAMGAAGGIGLAALYRALTWQKLKESVFLTAKATAMVCWLFIGAWIFTSVFSLLGGEELVKHWVLSLDLEPWQFLVIAQLIIFLLGWPLEWSEILIIFVPIFLPMLPLFEINPYFFAMLVALNLQTSFLTPPMAMSAYYLKGVLKNQIELMEIFRGLMPYLSIVIFCMVLMYQFPGIALWFPDYLFGKWIP